One stretch of Bombina bombina isolate aBomBom1 chromosome 7, aBomBom1.pri, whole genome shotgun sequence DNA includes these proteins:
- the NFKBIL1 gene encoding NF-kappa-B inhibitor-like protein 1, translating to MSYRRELKALGYIQRGDVLRLKSYIRKHRHLRLDKPLPGGQSLLHAACALGDDACALLLLRKGADPLQSDKAGNNALHVAAREAEKKGRSVYTDLVVPILRRCPQAINVPNFQGTTPRDILRRAEDLMEADSIQALSSIRSSSDRSATEDAVWQQKLLAESMDEYQEVFGQYDDDFVDTPPEEETFESWADRISQEYRARRRKAEEPNTRKKPAPAANTAREDAEQKYLEQRQRMEAELRQVQKTRYQSRCEQVFGKVSTTGKNGTEQEDSSETGVNRKGEDSEDRAAASGTRLLGYSDIPWPLPHGTAEQMAQSIARGSDSSNSATYKRYLRAQQVTWHPDRFLQRCGGRLREGDRERVLRTVTALSQELNRLAELAK from the exons ATGTCTTACCGTCGAGAACTCAAAGCACTTGGCTACATCCAGCGCGGCGATGTGCTCCGCTTGAAATCCTATATCCGCAAGCATCGCCACTTGCGTTTAGACAAGCCCTTACCAGGAGGGCAGAGCCTTCTTCATGCCGCCTGCGCCCTTGGTGACGATGCATGTGCCCTTCTACTGCTCCGCAAGGGGGCCGACCCTCTGCAGAGTGACAAGGCTGGCAACAATGCTCTGCATGTGGCAGCGAGAGAAGCGGAAAAGAAAGGCAGGAGCG TATACACAGACCTGGTTGTCCCCATACTCAGACGGTGTCCCCAGGCTATAAATGTCCCGAACTTTCAGGGTACAACACCTCGTGACATCCTGCGAAGGGCAGAGGACCTCATG GAGGCAGATTCCATACAAGCTCTCTCTTCTATTCGGTCATCCAGTGATCGTTCCGCAACGGAGGACGCAGTTTGGCAGCAGAAACTTCTGGCAGAGAGTATGGATGAATATCAGGAGGTGTTCGGACAGTATGATG ATGACTTTGTGGACACTCCCCCTGAGGAGGAAACTTTTGAGTCCTGGGCAGATCGTATTTCTCAAGAATACAGAGCAAGACGGCGGAAAGCAGAGGAACCCAATACGCGGAAAAAACCTGCGCCAGCAGCAAACACTGCAAGAGAAGATGCAGAGCAAAAGTACTTGGAGCAGAGGCAACGTATGGAGGCTGAGCTCCGGCAGGTGCAGAAAACACGATATCAGAGTAGGTGTGAACAGGTTTTTGGGAAAGTGAGCACAACTGGAAAAAATGGCACAGAGCAAGAAGACAGCAGTGAAACCGGAGTCAACAGGAAAGGAGAAGACAGTGAGGATAGGGCAGCAGCCTCTGGCACCCGGTTATTGGGGTACAGTGACATTCCTTGGCCACTACCACATGGCACTGCAGAGCAGATGGCTCAATCCATAGCAAGGGGCTCTGACTCCTCCAATAGCGCCACATATAAGCGCTACCTGAGAGCGCAGCAGGTGACCTGGCACCCTGACCGTTTCCTGCAGAGGTGTGGGGGGCGTTTACGAGAGGGTGACCGGGAACGGGTGCTAAGGACTGTTACTGCTTTGTCACAGGAGCTTAATCGACTGGCTGAGCTGGCAAAGTAA